The Erigeron canadensis isolate Cc75 chromosome 4, C_canadensis_v1, whole genome shotgun sequence genome window below encodes:
- the LOC122598331 gene encoding 3-ketoacyl-CoA synthase 5-like — translation MLKSAKQLYHHIINIVSKLTLVAIIVAIFIQALKQSPYHHFLLNHVPFIYSLTFTFLTISILTFYYMNQPQTVYLVDFACFKAPLALRVSYSTMVEHANIILAEQPKSISFQIKMFQRSGLGEETCLPAPIHYIPPNPNMMDGRDEAHWVIFSVMDSLLQQTGISPKDIDILIVNCSLFAPTPSLSAMVVNKFNLRTNVKSYNLSGMGCSAGLISIDLAKHLLQVNPESNAVVVSTEIMTPNSYMGKERSMLLPNCLFRMGAAAILLTNKKSQKKYAKYKLLHVVRTHKGYEDKSYNCVTQEEDKEGHVGISLNIDLMAIAGNSLKSNISTIGPLVLPAWEQLMFLVNLLGRKFLKLNRKPYIPDFKKAFNHFCIHAGGRAVIDELQKSLRLSDEHVEASRMTLHKFGNTSSSSLWYEIGYIEAKGRMKKGDRVWQIGFGSGFKCNSAVWECNRDIEATKIGAWADCIHKYPMKQPEFGKL, via the coding sequence ATGTTGAAGTCGGCAAAACAACTTTATCACCATATTATCAACATTGTCTCTAAGCTTACTCTTGTAGCAATAATAGTTGCTATCTTTATTCAAGCACTCAAACAATCTCCATATCACCATTTTCTTCTTAATCAtgttcctttcatttactcacTCACTTTCACTTTTCTAACCATCTCTATTCTCACATTCTACTACATGAACCAACCTCAAACCGTCTACCTTGTCGATTTCGCATGTTTCAAGGCGCCTCTAGCTCTTCGAGTGTCTTATTCTACTATGGTTGAACATGCCAACATCATTTTAGCCGAACAACCCAAGAGCATTTCATTCCAAATCAAAATGTTTCAGAGGTCTGGTTTGGGTGAGGAAACTTGTTTACCCGCTCCAATACATTATATACCACCAAATCCTAATATGATGGATGGTAGAGATGAAGCCCATTGGGTCATTTTCTCTGTCATGGACTCATTGTTACAACAAACGGGTATTAGCCCAAAAGATATCGATATTTTGATTGTAAATTGTAGTCTTTTTGCACCCACTCCTTCTCTTTCGGCCATGGTGGTCAATAAGTTCAATCTACGTACTAATGTCAAGAGTTATAATTTATCTGGAATGGGGTGTAGTGCGGGACTAATATCTATTGACTTGGCAAAACATCTACTCCAAGTCAACCCTGAATCCAATGCAGTTGTAGTAAGTACTGAAATAATGACCCCAAATTCATATATGGGTAAAGAAAGATCGATGTTGCTCCCAAACTGTCTATTCAGAATGGGAGCAGCAGCGATCCTCTTAACCAATAAAAAGTCTCAAAAAAAGTATGCAAAATACAAACTTTTGCATGTGGTCCGAACACACAAAGGGTACGAAGATAAATCATATAATTGTGTCACACAAGAAGAAGACAAAGAAGGTCATGTTGGAATATCGCTAAACATAGATCTCATGGCAATTGCTGGCAACTCTTTGAAGTCCAACATTAGCACAATCGGTCCATTGGTTCTTCCAGCATGGGAGCAACTCATGTTTCTTGTCAATCTATTAGGAAGAAAGTTTCTTAAACTTAATAGGAAACCGTACATTCCTGACTTCAAAAAAGCCTTCAATCATTTTTGCATTCACGCCGGTGGACGTGCGGTTATTGAtgagcttcaaaagagtctaaggTTATCGGATGAGCACGTTGAAGCATCAAGGATGACGTTGCACAAGTTTGGGAACACGTCTTCGTCTTCTTTGTGGTACGAAATAGGTTATATTGAAGCCAAAGGGAGAATGAAGAAAGGAGATAGAGTTTGGCAAATTGGATTTGGGAGTGGGTTTAAATGCAATAGTGCAGTTTGGGAATGTAATAGAGATATTGAAGCTACTAAAATTGGTGCTTGGGCTGATTGCATCCACAAGTATCCTATGAAACAGCCAGAATTTGGGAAGCTCTAA